From a region of the Haloferax volcanii DS2 genome:
- a CDS encoding DUF7109 family protein: protein MSEATYDDLAGVVDLFGALTREELETALDELAFKQGRETDGDALSGAISDAVDAYYLVPYEDDETDAELLTVGPMAFPTLPDRAEDLPHILDYPTREVPRDELATQVESRLRAAAASAVQTGDADEIERLLDVTYDLEAWADTDVGSIRERLDAALDAEGQA from the coding sequence ATGAGCGAGGCGACCTACGACGACCTCGCGGGCGTCGTCGACCTCTTCGGGGCGCTCACCCGCGAGGAACTGGAGACCGCGCTGGACGAACTCGCGTTCAAGCAGGGTCGCGAGACCGACGGCGACGCGCTGTCGGGCGCGATTTCCGACGCGGTCGACGCCTACTACCTCGTCCCCTACGAGGACGACGAGACGGACGCGGAGCTTCTGACGGTCGGCCCGATGGCGTTTCCGACGCTCCCCGACCGGGCGGAGGACCTGCCGCACATCCTCGATTACCCGACCCGCGAGGTGCCGCGGGACGAACTCGCGACGCAGGTCGAATCCCGCCTCCGAGCGGCGGCCGCGAGCGCGGTGCAGACGGGCGACGCCGACGAAATCGAGCGTCTGCTGGACGTGACGTACGACCTCGAAGCGTGGGCCGACACCGACGTGGGGTCGATTCGCGAGCGCCTCGACGCCGCGCTGGACGCGGAGGGGCAGGCCTAA
- a CDS encoding NUDIX hydrolase, with protein sequence MDLAGVTRHEPVTVDAGRRAAVIAPVVFRDERPHILFTKRADHLGEHPGQMSFPGGGREPSDADLRATALRESNEEIGLRPEEAAFHGRLDDIRTVTDYAVSPFVATVPDRAYEPDQREVAEIAVLAVGDLIDRANYESERRDHPQYGEIRLHFFHVDGYTVWGATGRMLVQLLELTTDWRVPEEVDRVVDPDADYPV encoded by the coding sequence ATGGACCTCGCGGGCGTCACTCGACACGAACCGGTGACCGTCGACGCGGGCCGGCGGGCGGCCGTCATCGCCCCCGTCGTGTTCCGCGACGAGCGGCCGCACATCCTGTTTACCAAGCGCGCCGACCACCTCGGCGAGCACCCGGGCCAGATGAGTTTTCCCGGCGGCGGCCGCGAACCGAGCGACGCCGACCTGCGGGCGACCGCGCTCCGCGAGTCCAACGAGGAAATCGGACTTCGACCCGAGGAGGCGGCGTTTCACGGCCGCCTCGACGACATCCGAACCGTGACCGACTACGCCGTCTCGCCGTTCGTCGCCACGGTTCCCGACCGCGCGTACGAACCCGACCAGCGCGAGGTGGCCGAAATCGCGGTGCTCGCGGTTGGCGACCTCATCGACCGCGCGAACTACGAGTCGGAACGCCGCGACCACCCGCAGTACGGCGAGATTCGGCTCCACTTCTTCCACGTCGACGGCTACACCGTCTGGGGCGCGACCGGGCGGATGCTCGTGCAACTGCTCGAACTCACGACCGACTGGCGCGTCCCCGAGGAGGTCGACCGCGTGGTCGACCCCGACGCCGACTACCCGGTGTAG